Below is a window of Pirellulales bacterium DNA.
CGCGTTGGCATCGACCGGGGCCGCAGCGGCGTCTGGTGCCGGAGTCGCGGCAGTTGCCTCGGCCGGCGCAGCGGTCTCAGCGCTCGCAGCAGCAGTTTCGGCATGTTCGCCTTCGCCGGCTTCGCTTGCCCCGTGCTCGCCGTGAGCCAGATGTTCTTCGCCCGGCTTGAAGTCCGGGGCGTACAGCTTGCCCCAGAGCACGCCGTGGTGCCACTTGTGGCTGTATTCGACGTACTTGATGCCCATGAAGGCAAAGCCGCAGGCGATTGTGATGCTCAACAAGCCGATCAGCGCTTTGCGCTGGCCAAGCTGCGCTGCACGGACGCCCAACGCCATCGTCAAGCTGCTGAAAATGAGCACGCCCGTGTTGATCGCCCCCCACTTCACGTCGAGATACTCGTGGGCATAGACGAACACCTCGGGGTGCAGTCGGCGATACACGGCATAAGCGCAGAACAGCCCGCTGAAGAACAGCACTTCCTGCACCAGGAACAACCACATCCCGAGCTTGCCCGAGTAGAACTGCTGCTCGGGGGTCTCGAAGTGATGCGCCAGGTGGGGCAGGTGCCCGTGCTCGCCGTGACCGTCCGCGCCATGATCGCCGGGAGCGTGAGATTCAACGTGCGTCGCCATGGAGGTTCGACTGCCTGCTTACAAAGGGTTGGTTGAGTTCGTTGTTCCGCATCCAGCGGCGCCCCGGCAGGTCAGCCCGGGACCGCCGACTCGCGGCTAGTGAGCAAAATCGCTCGGCTTATAGTTGGGGTTAGGCACATAGCCATCGACCCTCGCGTCGTAGACCACGCGCTGCATGTCGTACGGGTCGTGCACCACCGGCGGCGTATCGAAATTGGCCAACGGCGGCGGCGAACTGCACTGCCATTCGAGCGTGGCGCCGCCCCAGGGGTTCATCGGGGCGGGCTTGCCGCGGAAGATCGCGTAGATCAGGGTGACCATGCCGACGCCCGCGCCGACGCCGAGAATCACTGCGCCGACCGTCGACCATTGGTGCAGCTCGGTGTACTCAGGCAGGTAGTTGAAGTACCGCCGCGGCATCCCGCGGGTGCCCAGGATGAACTGCGGGAAGAACGTGACGTTGAAGCCCGTGAAGATCAGCAGGGCGGTGACCCGGCCCCAGAATTCGTTGGGCATTTTGCCCCAGATCTTCGGCCACCAGTAGAACAGGCCGCCGTACATGGCCGTGATGGCGCTGCCGACCATCACGTAGTGAAAGTGGGCCACGACGAAGTACGTGTCGTGCAGAGGCACGTCGGTCGACATCGTCGCCAGGAACAGGCCGGTGAGCCCGCCGATGGCGAACAGGAACAAGAAGGCCAAGGCAAAGCACATTGGCGATTGGAAGCTGACCGAGCCCTTGTACATGGTGAACAGCCAGTTGAACACCTTGATGGCCGAGGGGATGGCGATCGTGAAAGTGATGGCGCTGAAAATCGTGCCGGCGAGTTCCGACTGGCCGCTGGTGTACATGTGGTGGCCCCACACCAGGAAGCCCAGCAAGGCGATGGCTACGCTGCTGAAGGCGATCAGCCGGTAACCGAAAATGTGCTTGCGGCTGAACGTGGCCATCAGTTCGCTGATCACGCCCATCGCCGGCAGGATCATGATGTACACGGCCGGGTGCGAATAGAACCAGAAGAAGTGCTGGTACAGCACCGGGTCGCCGCCGCGCGACGGATCGAACACGCCGATGCCCATCGCCTTTTCGACCATCAACAGCAGCAGCGTGATGGCCAGCACCGGCGTGGCGAGCACCTGGATCACCGCCGTGCCGTACAGGGCCCACACAAACAGCGGGATCTTGAACCAGCCCATGCCCTTGGCCCGCAGAGTATGGGTGGTGACGATGAAGTTGATGCCGGTGAAGATCGAGCTGAAGCCGAGGATAAACGCGCCGAACGTGGCCGCGATTACCGGCGTTGTCGTGCGCTGCGAGTAGGGGGCATAAAACGTCCAGCCCGTGTCCAACCCGCCCCAGAGCAGGACGCAGACGAACATGAACGCCCCGAAGATCCAGAAATGGAAGCTGAGCAGATTGAGCCGCGGGAAGGCGACGTCCTTGGCGCCGAGCATGATCGGCAGCACGAAGTTGCCCAATGCCGCCGGGATGCTGGGGATGATCACCAGGAAGACCATCACCGCGCCGTGCAGGGTGAACAGCTTGTTGTAGGCGTTGGCGGCAGCCTTCGTGTCGGCGGCCGTGTTCAGCACGCCCAGGATGCCGACGCCGGGCTGCCACAACTCGATCCGCACCAACAGCGCGAAGATGCCTCCGAGCAGGAACATCGTCATCACGCCGCCCAGGTACATCAGGCCGATGCGCTTGTGGTCCAGCGTGAAAATCCACGACAAGAAGCCGTGGGAGTTGTTCAGGTAGTTCACCTGAGCGGGCGCGGTGGCGCCGTACGAGCCGGGCTTGGTAACCGTTGCCATGTATGCCAACCTCGATCTGGAAGGTCGCTTACTTGAGCGACTTGAGGAACTCGATGATCACCGAAATCTGCTTGTCTTTCAGCATGCCCTTGTAGGACGACATCACCGGCTTGAACCCGGCGACGACCTTGGCCTGCGGATCGAGGATCGATTCGCGGATGTAGTTCTCGTCGACCGTCACCGTCGAGCCGTCGGCCAGCTTTTCCTGCCGGCCGTAGACGCCCTTGAACGACGGACCCACGCGCGGTGTGCCGTCGATCGTGTGACACTGAGCACAGCCTTTGCGTTCGTAGTAGTACCGGCCTGCTTCAACCGGCGGCAACGTTTCGGCCACGTTCGAGGCCTTCTCGAGCCAGGCCGGGAATTCGTCGGCCGGGTGCACGATCACCTTGGCCAGCATGTCCGAGTGATCGGTACCGCAGTACTCGGTGCAGAACAGTTGATACTCGCCTGGCTCGGCGTTAAACCACATGTAGGTGTAACGGCCGGGTACCACGTCCTGCTTC
It encodes the following:
- a CDS encoding cytochrome c oxidase subunit 3 family protein, translated to MATHVESHAPGDHGADGHGEHGHLPHLAHHFETPEQQFYSGKLGMWLFLVQEVLFFSGLFCAYAVYRRLHPEVFVYAHEYLDVKWGAINTGVLIFSSLTMALGVRAAQLGQRKALIGLLSITIACGFAFMGIKYVEYSHKWHHGVLWGKLYAPDFKPGEEHLAHGEHGASEAGEGEHAETAAASAETAAPAEATAATPAPDAAAAPVDANAPITPATATGSSLAPPGTGPTGTLPPALAATEPHHPPHEPKNVQIFFGIYFCMTGLHGLHVVIGIGVLGWLLWRALRGEFADGYFEPVDFVGLYWHLVDLVWIYLFPLLYLIH
- a CDS encoding cbb3-type cytochrome c oxidase subunit I, with translation MATVTKPGSYGATAPAQVNYLNNSHGFLSWIFTLDHKRIGLMYLGGVMTMFLLGGIFALLVRIELWQPGVGILGVLNTAADTKAAANAYNKLFTLHGAVMVFLVIIPSIPAALGNFVLPIMLGAKDVAFPRLNLLSFHFWIFGAFMFVCVLLWGGLDTGWTFYAPYSQRTTTPVIAATFGAFILGFSSIFTGINFIVTTHTLRAKGMGWFKIPLFVWALYGTAVIQVLATPVLAITLLLLMVEKAMGIGVFDPSRGGDPVLYQHFFWFYSHPAVYIMILPAMGVISELMATFSRKHIFGYRLIAFSSVAIALLGFLVWGHHMYTSGQSELAGTIFSAITFTIAIPSAIKVFNWLFTMYKGSVSFQSPMCFALAFLFLFAIGGLTGLFLATMSTDVPLHDTYFVVAHFHYVMVGSAITAMYGGLFYWWPKIWGKMPNEFWGRVTALLIFTGFNVTFFPQFILGTRGMPRRYFNYLPEYTELHQWSTVGAVILGVGAGVGMVTLIYAIFRGKPAPMNPWGGATLEWQCSSPPPLANFDTPPVVHDPYDMQRVVYDARVDGYVPNPNYKPSDFAH